A window of Lepidochelys kempii isolate rLepKem1 chromosome 1, rLepKem1.hap2, whole genome shotgun sequence contains these coding sequences:
- the RASA3 gene encoding ras GTPase-activating protein 3 isoform X3 — translation MLRDPNTIFRGNSLTSKCIDETMKLAGMHYLQVTLKPIIDEICQLHKPCEIDPVKLKDGENLENNRENLRQYVDRIFTVITKSGVSCPTVMCDIFFSLRESAAKRFQGDPDVRYTAVSSFIFLRFFAPAILSPNLFQLTPHHPDPQTSRTLTLISKTIQTLGSLSKSKSANFKESYMATFYDYFNEQKYADAVKNFLDLISSSGRRDHKSIEQPILLKEGFMIKRAQGRKRFGMKNFKKRWFRLTNHEFTYQKSKGDHPLCSIPIENILAVEKLEEESFKMKNMFQVIQPERVLYIQANNCVEAKDWIDILTKVSQCNKKRLTVYHPSAYLNGHWLCCKATADNTPGCTPCTGGLPANIQLDIDGDRETERIYSLFNLYMPKLEKMQEACGSKSVYDGPEQEEYSTFIIDDPKETYKTLKQIIEGVGTLEQEHAQYKRDKFKKTKYGSQEHPIGDKSFQSYIRQQSEISAHSI, via the exons ATGTTGAG AGACCCCAACACCATTTTCAGAGGAAATTCATTAACTTCCAAGTGCATTGATGAGACCATGAAACTGGCAGGGATGCATTATCTTCAGGTTACACTAAAGCCAATTATAGATGAG ATCTGCCAGCTCCATAAACCTTGTGAAATTGATCCTGTGAAGTTAAAAGATGGTGAAAACCTGGAAAATAACAGG GAAAATCTGAGGCAGTATGTTGACCGCATTTTTACTGTCATAACGAAATCTGGGGTGAGCTGTCCCACAGTGATGTGCGATATTTTCTTTTCACTGAGAGAGTCAGCTGCCAAACGTTTTCAAG GTGACCCAGATGTACGGTATACAGCTGTAAGCAGTTTCATTTTCCTGAGATTCTTTGCTCCTGCAATTCTTTCTCCAAATCTCTTTCAACTTACACCACACCACCCA GATCCTCAGACCTCTAGAACTTTGACACTTATCTCTAAGACCATACAAACATTGGGCAGCTTATCAAAATCTAAATCt GCCAACTTCAAGGAATCTTACATGGCCACTTTTTATGACTATTTTAATGAGCAGAAATATGCAGATGCAGTAAAAAAT TTCTTAGATTTGATTTCATCCTCTGGAAGGAGAGATCACAAGAGTATAGAGCAACCCATCCTGCTTAAAGAAGG GTTTATGATCAAAAGAGCACAAGGAAGAAAACGATTTGGTATGAAAAACTTCAAGAAGAGATGGTTTCGCCTGACTAACCATGAATTTACCTATCAGAAAAGCAAAG GTGATCACCCACTGTGTAGCATTCCGATAGAAAACATTCTGGCAGTGGAGAAATTGGAGGAGGAgtcctttaaaatgaaaaat ATGTTCCAAGTGATTCAGCCTGAGAGAGTCCTGTACATCCAGGCAAATAACTGTGTCGAGGCCAAGGACTGGATTGACATACTTACTAAAGTTAGCCAGTGCAACAAGAAACGCCTCACAGTCTACCACCCTTCCGCATACCTTAATGGACACTGGCTGTGCTGCAAGGCCACCGCAGATAATACTCCTGGCTGTACGCCCTGCACTGG AGGCCTCCCTGCAAATATACAACTAGACATAGATGGAGATAGAGAAACTGAACGCATCTACTCCCTTTTCAACTTGTATATGCCTAAATTGGAGAAAATGCAAG AGGCCTGTGGCAGCAAATCTGTATATGATGGGCCAGAACAAGAAGAGTACTCAACATTTATCATTGATGACCCAAAGGAGACTTATAAAACACTAAAGCAGATCATAGAAGGTGTTGGAACTTTAGAACAGGAACATGCTCAGTATAAGAGGGATAAATTCAAGAAGACAAAATATGGAAGCCA GGAACATCCTATTGGGGACAAGAGTTTCCAGAGTTACATCAGGCAGCAATCTGAAATCTCAGCACATTCCATTTAA